The genomic window CATCCGTGTAGGCAATCGGCAAATCGCTGTTTTCGCGCATATAGGTAATCGTGCGCAAAACATCCGGCATTAACCCGTCTTTTTCGTAGTCCGGCTTTTTCAAACTGGCGACCTGTTCAGGCTCGCTGATAACCGAACCGTTCACGCCTGGATCACCGTCGGCTGAAAAATGGACGGGACAGCCCAGCGCGGATGGAACCACGCAGGTGCCGAACCAGGGCATCAAAAACGGAATATAGTCATCGTCGATCTGCTCCTGATGAATCCGTATATTCTCAAGCTGATAGTCCATCATGGCTTTCGGGTTCGTGAAATAATCCGACGGAATCCGCTCCGGCTTCTCCCCGTCCATCCAGTAATTCATATGACTGACGACATAGGGAATATAATCGTGGTTTTCGAACCGATACGCCGCTTCGATCCGTTTTTGAATGGCTTCAACTTTTCTGGTCATCATGGGCCCTTTACTTCTTCTTCTTTTTCCCCTTCGGGGCGAGCGGCGGGCTCGGCACTTCCTCTTTCGGGAGCCAGGCGGCGAGTTTCTTCTTCAACTTTGCATATTCGGGATTGTTCGCCTGATTCGTCCATTCGTACGGATCTTTGGCGTTGTGATAGATCTCTTCGTCGCCGTTCGCGTAGCGGATATAGCGATGCGTCTCGGTTCGGACGGCATGGTTTCCGCGACCGTATGTCGTGATGGCGGGATAAGCCCAGTCGGCGTTCGGATTTTTGAGCAGCGGCGTGATGTCGTGTCCGGACACATGTTCCGGTTTTTCAATGCCCGCCAACGAGCAGAGCGTCGGATACACGCTCATCAAGTCGACCGGTTTCGTCGACTTTGTGCCGGGCTGGGTCAGGCCGGGCACGACCCAAATAAAGGGAGCGCGCGCCGGTTCTTCCCAAAGCGCGAATTTATGCCAACGCTGTTTTTCGCCGAGCGACCAGCCGTGATCGGACCAGAGCACGATAATCGTGTTGTCTTTGTGCGGACTCTTTTCCAGCGCATCGAGCAGGCGGCCGATGTTCATATCGGCGTAGAGCATGGTCGCGAGGTAGGACTGAATGGCGCGGTCCCACTGATTGTTCTCCAGCATTTTCTTATGCTTCGAGGTCGACAACATTTTCAGCGCCGCCGGCGGCAGGTCTTTGATGTCGCCCTCTTTTGTTACAGGGCGTTGAATCGATTCGAGCGGGAACGGCTCGTAATATTTTCGCGGTGCGACGAATGCCAGATGCGGCTTATAGATGCCGCAGGCGAGAAAGAACGGTTGGTCGTCATCACGCTGCAGGCGTTCCGCAATGTAATCGACCGAATGCCAATCGATGATGTCTTCGTCTTTCAGGTCCGGATGAATTTTGTCATTCAGGAATCCGTCATCCACTTTCACGCCACGTCCGTGCAGCGAGAGCCCTTTCGAGTTCATATATTCCGACCACTCTTCCGGATAGTAATGCATACTATGATAAATCTTTCCGGCGCCGGCCACATGGTAGCCCGCCTTCAAAAACTGGGCACTCAACCCCTCGCCCGGTTGCTGGAATTTTTTCCATTCGTGCCGATTCAAATAACAGCCACTTGTCCACGGGCGGCGTCCGCCCATGATCGCCGCGCGCGAAGGCTCGCAGGCCGGCACGGCACATTGTGCATTCACGAAGGTCACCCCCATATCGGCCAACCGCTGAATATTCGGGGTCTTCGCCTGCGGGTGACGGCCGAGCGGCTCAATCCAGTGGTTCAAGTCGTCAACGGCAATAAACAGCACATTCGGTTTTTGAGCAGCTGAGGCTGAAAGTGCCAAACCGAACAGACCGGCGATTAATAATTGTGTTCTCTTTTTCATGCGGTTCCCTATTTTTTTAGGTGTCTTCTCTTTATCTTATTATTTCCCATCAATGTTGTCGGTTACAGGTTGGAGGCGGTCGATCACCGGTGCGTTTTTGATCGTGGGTCTAACGGCAAAGCGGTCAAATTCCGGACCGACCGGGTCGGGAATCATCCGGATCTCTTTGTCGCCGCGATAGACGCAGTTCGCATCGACCCACGCCATCAGGCGCCGCAAATCATCGCCTTCAATTTTCACATTCTTATGCGTACCTTCACGCACCATTTTAATCAGAGGGCTCGTGTACGAAAGAACGGTGCGCGGTTTAAGCAGACGCACGTTAAAGTTTCCATTATCGGCCTCCACCTGAAGCGCGCCAGCGATGCCCGTGCCCGGAGTATCGTATTTAACCGGTGAATATGATGGCATAGACTTCACATTTTTAATCTCGTGCCTTCCTTTAAACCACGTCGGACCAACCAGCGTTAGGTACGGTTGCTTAAACGGCCAAAGCTCTTTAGGCACGCCGAGTTCAGGTAATCCGCCGCGCAACGTCAGGTCGAGTGCCTTACGCGCTTTCGGGTTTTTATCGCCCTGATGACAGCTTCCGCAGTGCTTGTCGAGCACCGGCTGGGCGAAACGTTCATAACTGATGCTGACCGGTCCCCACGGCGGCGGCGTGATTTCTGAAGGGGCGCGACGCAGCGCTGTTGAAGCGGCTTGAAATGCGACCGGAGTGCGGTTGTCCTGTTCATGACATCCAGTACAGCCGCGCGTTTCGCCGGGCATCACGCCCGTGAACGAGCGCATAATTTGCAGACAGCGGTAGTCTTTATCGAGCAATTGGAAATGGAGCGCTTTGCCGCTCGGCACTTTAAAGTGAACGGAGCCGTCCTCTTCAACCGGAACCGTGCCGAGAATCCGTTTGACCCCGTCTTCCTGAATAATCGAAACCGCCGGACCGGAATGCCGGAAGCTCTTGACCATCGACGTGTAGGTCTTCGCATCCATTTCGAGAATCCGCAGATATTTCGCGGTTCCGCGCGGCAGATCTTTTTCGATGCCCTCATAGACATCGGCGCTGTATAGCACGCCGTCTTTCGCCGGCTCGCCTTTTTTGGGCCAATCGACGGTGTCCGCGCGGGCGGGCGGAACGGGGCGCGGTTTCAACGGCATCGCGTACAGGATATTATTGTTGCCGCGATAAATCAGTTCGCGGTTCCCGTCCATATCCATCAGATAGAGTGAGAATGGATTATATACCGACACCCTATTCCCGCCACTGTTGCCGGGCCCGCTCCGGACCGAAACCAGAAAATCGTTTTCACCGATGGGGTACGGCGTTTTATAGGCGCCGTAGCTTCCGCTCACGTGATAGTTTGGCGAATAGGTCGGATGCGGCGGTTTCGGGTCGCCCGTTTCAGGCCATACCAGATCGGACGTAATCTTATAAATCCCGTCCGGATGCTCGCGCCCTTCGCTCAAATTGATGACGCCGAGCGAGCCGCTGAACACGCGGTGGTGCCCCTGTCCGACAAACATCACTTTGCCCGTTCCGGGGATGGGGCGCGCCTCGATCAGCATATCGGGGGTAAACGTACGGTTGCCCCAATAGATTTGCGGATTGGTTCCGTCCGGGTTCATCGTCCACAACCCCTGAAGGCGCCAGAGCGGGCGCTCGGTGTATTCCCAGCGCGTATAGATCACCGAGCCGTCGGGCATCATCGCGGGCAGATAGTCCGGCTCGTTGTTGCGCGAAATAATGCGGATATTCTTTCCGTCCGCATCGGCGCGGGCCAATACGAAAGCGGGCGAAGTGGGCAGGCAGCGGACATAGGTATGTGCGCGGGTGGTCGAAAAAAGAATGTTCCCGTCCGGCAGATAAATCGGGTCGAGATCGTCGTAGTCGCTGTTCGTCAACTGTTTGAGCCCGCTCCCGTCCACGTTAACTTCAAAGAGCTTGAACGACGGGTCGAAGTGGTCCTTTTTCGAGAAGATGATTTTTTCCGCGTCGTACGACAGATCGGGGCGCCAGATATAGGTATCCAAATCGTCCGGCAACAGATTTTGCACGACCGCGTTCGGGTTCAGCCCGCTGATAATCTGGAGCTTACTGCCCGAGTTGAATTGCTGCGAGCCGTTCCGGTGTCCTGACTCGTGGTTTGAGTGCACCGTTTCCGGATGCGGGCTGTCGATTAAAAGGATGCGGTCAAAATCGACCGTCGGGTTGCTGAACATAATTTCGCGTTTGGCGCGACGAATGTCTATGTAGAGTTCTTCGAGTTTATCTTTGCCGCTGGTTTTCGGAATTTCGCGTTCGAGTTTTTCGATTTTTTTGAGCGCGGCCGTTCGGGCTTCTGCCGTTTTGTCTGCGCCCTTCATTGAATCGATTCGAGTGGCGAGCTGTTTTGCCCAGCCGATTTCCTGCGCGATTCTCGCCGACGTCACCTGATGGTTCGCCTGAAAAAGCCAATCAGCTTTCAGCAGTTTTTCGGCATCGGTTTTGCTGACCGGACGCATTGCGGGAATCGACGGGAAGAAATCGGTATTCCTGAGCGCTTTGATCTCGGCTTTGAGTTGCTGGAGCTGATCGTATGCCGCTTGCAGCGATTCCGGGTTTTGTTCGACCTGCTTCCGTAAAGCGTCGGCTTGCTGCATAAACTTCGCGTGTTTCTCCTTCGGGAACACCTCTTTGCGCGTTTCTTTCAACAGCGAGTTCTTCGTCCAATCCACCTCATCGTTAAACCGCTGCGGCGTTAATTCCGCGCCACTCACCATCGCCCCCATTAAAAAAGCGATACACATGTTATATTTCATTTTATTTCCTCCCTGCCAAACCCTGAAGACAGGGTTTTCAACGTATTACAAAATCACTTCACCTTTTTGTTTTGCCGAAATTGATCCACCTGCGCCAGCCATAGTCTCTCCAGCTCTTTTACTTTCTCCGGATGGCTTGCGGACAGGTCATTGGTTTCGGTTCGGTCTTCGGCCAGGTTAAACAGCTCCCACTTCGCTTGGTTCACTTTCACCAGTTTCCAATCGCCGTGCCTGAGCGCATGATTGCCCTTATGCGACCACCAGAGCATGCGCTTCTTTTCGATATCGTCGTTAAAGAGTGATGTGCCGGGAAAAGGCACTTTCTGGTCCCCCACCGTTACACCGGCAACATCCAGCAGGGTTGGAACCAGATCGATGACATGGCCCGGGGTTTGGTTGATCGCCCCTTTAGCGGATATCCCGTTGGGCCAATGCGCGATAAATGGAGTGCATGCCCCGCCCTCATGGGACCATTTCTTATATTTTCGAAAAGGTGTATTACAGGTCGTGGCCCATCCCGGTCCCAGGCACAGAAAACTGCCGGCAGAACCCGGCGAGGCGCTTGGGTCGTGACTGTCACCACGCACCATCAGTTCCCGGGTTGCTCCATTATCGGACAGGAAGAAGATCAGGGTATCATCGAATGCGTCCATCGCTTTAAGCTGAGCGACGATTCTTGCTACCTCAATGTCGATGCGCTCAACCATCGCGGCATGAATGCTCATCTTGGCCTGCTGGAACTGCATCTGTTTTTCCGTAAGCTCATTCCAGGGAACCGTGCAAGCGACCTCATCCTCGCCAATGAGTGCGAGTTGTTTTAACACATTCTTAGGAACGCTCTGATTGTAATCCGCTTCAGAAAGTTTTCCGGTAACCAGCCCCATTTTCTGGAGCCGTTCCCAGCGTTCATTGCGAATAGTATCCCACCCGACCGCGTACCGGTCGCCAACCCGCGCGATATCCTCCGGCAGGGCGTGTAAGGGGAAATGAGGCGCGGCAAAAGCAACATAGGAGAAGAAGGGCTGATCCGGATGATTCGCTTTATGATCTTTCAGAAATTCAATGGTATGCTCTGCAACCGCTGTCGTGCCATAAAACCCATCGTTCCGTTTCACTGGAGCCTGCTTGTTATCATTGAGATACAATTCTTGAGGACTGAAGAAACGATCTGGATCTGCGATATGAAGGGATTGATCGAAACCGCTCGCGGTCGGTTTACCGTCATCCCATTTTCCGGCGTGATGGGAGCGATACCCCGCTGATTTCAGATACTCCGGAACTAATGTGGCCCAGGCGGGCCGTTTATGACCACCGCCTCCGCCACTTATATCCAGAACGTTATCGCGGTTGACCTGATGCGGATAATATCCACACATCAAGGCCGCTCGCGTCGACCAGCAGCGGGCACAGTTGTAATATTGAGCGTACCGCACGCCATTTGAAGCCAAGCCGTCAATGGCCGGCGTTTTTATTTCGCCACCATAGCACCCTAAATCGGAGTAGCCCATATCATCGACCAGGATCAGCATGACATTCGGTTTCTTTGCATGAGCCGCGCCCACAAAGAACATGCTCATTAGAAGCAGCAGCCATAATTTAGGTTTCAAATTACTCATTCCTGCTTCCCTTTCGGCAACTTGACTGGGTCGGGTTGTATTCCTTTTAGCGGTATCGTTTCGCCCAATTCGGCGCGCATCGCTTCGAGCTGATCACGCAACTTTTTCTTTTGGGCTGCGTACGCGGGGTTATCAATCAGGTTGTCCAACTCGTAGGGGTCGTTTTTCAAATCATACATCACCCAATCGCCCGAATAGTGGTAGGCATAGACCCATTCTTTGGTGCGGATGCCGCGCCAGTCGGTTCCCGGGCCGCCCCCGCCATGTACGTTGAAGAGGAAGGCCGCATCGCGTTCCTTATCGGATTTGCCCAAAAAGGTGTCTGAATAATCCATTCCCTCAACTTGTGGAGGAATCGGCACATTGCACATTCCCAGCAGGGTCGGCATCACATCGACCGACGAGACGATCCAGTCCTTAACCTGCCCCTGCTTGATTTTAGATGGATACCGAACAATGAACGGGATATTGATGGACTCTTCCCAAGGACGCTGTTTGCGGATATGCCCCTGCGACCCGAGCATATCACCGTGATCGGAAGTGAATACCACAATCGTATCGTCGGCGACGCCCGCCTCTTCCAGTGCCGCATTGATCCGCCCCATGCATTCATCCACGCTCGTCACCATGGCGTAGTACTCGTGCAGCACTTCTGCCATCGAAGGTTTCACGGTATCGCCCTTTCCCTTCACGGGATAGATTTCATATGGAACATTCGGGCGGGGCTTGAGTGTTTGCCTCTCGTACATATTCAAATATTTTTGGGGCGCCTTATACGGTTGATGCGGAGGTCCAAACGATAAAAACAGGCAGAACGGATCGTTCTTTTTCTTTTTAATAAATTCAACCGCCAGATCGGTCTGCACATCGGGTTCCCAGCCGGGGACACGGGTCGGTTGTTTTGAATCATTCAGCCAGTAGACCGGATCGGAGTGTTTATGCGAGCAGTTGCGCACGGCCCAGAAATCCCAGCCACGGCTGCTTTTTGCATCGATCGGATTTAGACGAGTCTCGGTCAAATGCCATTTGCCGATATAGCCGGTGGCATAGCCCGCCTTTTTCATCTGTTCGGGGAGCAGCGTTTCACGGTCCGGCAGACGAATATCGTTGTGGATCACGCCGGTGGAATGACCATAGCGGCCGGTAAGAAGATGGGCGCGATACGGTGTACAGACCGGCTGAATCGATAATGCATTCCTAACCAGCAACCCGTCGGCCGCCATTTTATCGAGGTTCGGCGTAATCACCTGATCGTTCCCCATACAGCCCATCGCATGGGCGCGCATTTGGTCAGCAAAAACAAAAACGAGATTCGGCTTTTTACCCGCTCCCGTTGCGGCAAAAAGCTGATTTCCTATGCCGAGGGCAGGAATCGCCGCGCTTGCGGTTTTAATAAATTGACGTCGTGTTTGTCTGTTCATAGTCGATACTCACGTATGTTGTCGTTTGCTCTACCTTTTCGGAGATTAATAAAAGGTGTACTCCACCATCTCGGTTTTATCTTGGGTTAGCGCTTTCACATTGCGGAGTTCCGCGTCGCCGGGAACATTCAGTGGCTGAATGTTTATTTCTCATTTGGGTTTTCGCGCCATGCTATTGCTTTTCTTCTTTTTTGATCGTTTTGGGTCGGCAGGAATCGGTTCTCCACGGCTGACCGCTTCAGTAGCGAAAAATGAGCTGTGCCCGGTTGAGTTTTCTCCCAGAATTTCGTGCCGTTGCTGCGGGACTTGAGCGCGGTGTCTTTTGATGCGCTCGGCATATTCCGGGTTATTAGCCAGATTGTTCCACTCGTGCGTGTCTTTTTTATGGTCATAGAACTCTTCCGAGCCGTCATTATAATGGATATAACGATAGTTCTCTGAGACTATCGAATAATTGCCCGGCCCGAAACTGGTACGCGCCATGTGGGGCCAATCGGCCTGTGGGTTCTTCAACAGTGGAACAAGTGAATTCCCTTCGAGTTTCGAGTCGGCTTTCAATCCGGTCAGCTCCAGCAGCGTCGGATAAATATCGAGCAACTGCGCTGGTTTGGAGCATACAGCCCCTTCCGCAATGCCCGGCCCGGCGATGATCATCGGCGTACGTGTTCCGTCCTCCCATAAACTGCGCTTAGCAAAGCGCTCCTTCTCGCCCAGATGAAACCCATGATCAGTGT from Pontiella desulfatans includes these protein-coding regions:
- a CDS encoding sulfatase, which codes for MKKRTQLLIAGLFGLALSASAAQKPNVLFIAVDDLNHWIEPLGRHPQAKTPNIQRLADMGVTFVNAQCAVPACEPSRAAIMGGRRPWTSGCYLNRHEWKKFQQPGEGLSAQFLKAGYHVAGAGKIYHSMHYYPEEWSEYMNSKGLSLHGRGVKVDDGFLNDKIHPDLKDEDIIDWHSVDYIAERLQRDDDQPFFLACGIYKPHLAFVAPRKYYEPFPLESIQRPVTKEGDIKDLPPAALKMLSTSKHKKMLENNQWDRAIQSYLATMLYADMNIGRLLDALEKSPHKDNTIIVLWSDHGWSLGEKQRWHKFALWEEPARAPFIWVVPGLTQPGTKSTKPVDLMSVYPTLCSLAGIEKPEHVSGHDITPLLKNPNADWAYPAITTYGRGNHAVRTETHRYIRYANGDEEIYHNAKDPYEWTNQANNPEYAKLKKKLAAWLPKEEVPSPPLAPKGKKKKK
- a CDS encoding sulfatase family protein — its product is MNRQTRRQFIKTASAAIPALGIGNQLFAATGAGKKPNLVFVFADQMRAHAMGCMGNDQVITPNLDKMAADGLLVRNALSIQPVCTPYRAHLLTGRYGHSTGVIHNDIRLPDRETLLPEQMKKAGYATGYIGKWHLTETRLNPIDAKSSRGWDFWAVRNCSHKHSDPVYWLNDSKQPTRVPGWEPDVQTDLAVEFIKKKKNDPFCLFLSFGPPHQPYKAPQKYLNMYERQTLKPRPNVPYEIYPVKGKGDTVKPSMAEVLHEYYAMVTSVDECMGRINAALEEAGVADDTIVVFTSDHGDMLGSQGHIRKQRPWEESINIPFIVRYPSKIKQGQVKDWIVSSVDVMPTLLGMCNVPIPPQVEGMDYSDTFLGKSDKERDAAFLFNVHGGGGPGTDWRGIRTKEWVYAYHYSGDWVMYDLKNDPYELDNLIDNPAYAAQKKKLRDQLEAMRAELGETIPLKGIQPDPVKLPKGKQE
- a CDS encoding arylsulfatase, translated to MSNLKPKLWLLLLMSMFFVGAAHAKKPNVMLILVDDMGYSDLGCYGGEIKTPAIDGLASNGVRYAQYYNCARCWSTRAALMCGYYPHQVNRDNVLDISGGGGGHKRPAWATLVPEYLKSAGYRSHHAGKWDDGKPTASGFDQSLHIADPDRFFSPQELYLNDNKQAPVKRNDGFYGTTAVAEHTIEFLKDHKANHPDQPFFSYVAFAAPHFPLHALPEDIARVGDRYAVGWDTIRNERWERLQKMGLVTGKLSEADYNQSVPKNVLKQLALIGEDEVACTVPWNELTEKQMQFQQAKMSIHAAMVERIDIEVARIVAQLKAMDAFDDTLIFFLSDNGATRELMVRGDSHDPSASPGSAGSFLCLGPGWATTCNTPFRKYKKWSHEGGACTPFIAHWPNGISAKGAINQTPGHVIDLVPTLLDVAGVTVGDQKVPFPGTSLFNDDIEKKRMLWWSHKGNHALRHGDWKLVKVNQAKWELFNLAEDRTETNDLSASHPEKVKELERLWLAQVDQFRQNKKVK
- a CDS encoding HzsA-related protein, whose product is MKYNMCIAFLMGAMVSGAELTPQRFNDEVDWTKNSLLKETRKEVFPKEKHAKFMQQADALRKQVEQNPESLQAAYDQLQQLKAEIKALRNTDFFPSIPAMRPVSKTDAEKLLKADWLFQANHQVTSARIAQEIGWAKQLATRIDSMKGADKTAEARTAALKKIEKLEREIPKTSGKDKLEELYIDIRRAKREIMFSNPTVDFDRILLIDSPHPETVHSNHESGHRNGSQQFNSGSKLQIISGLNPNAVVQNLLPDDLDTYIWRPDLSYDAEKIIFSKKDHFDPSFKLFEVNVDGSGLKQLTNSDYDDLDPIYLPDGNILFSTTRAHTYVRCLPTSPAFVLARADADGKNIRIISRNNEPDYLPAMMPDGSVIYTRWEYTERPLWRLQGLWTMNPDGTNPQIYWGNRTFTPDMLIEARPIPGTGKVMFVGQGHHRVFSGSLGVINLSEGREHPDGIYKITSDLVWPETGDPKPPHPTYSPNYHVSGSYGAYKTPYPIGENDFLVSVRSGPGNSGGNRVSVYNPFSLYLMDMDGNRELIYRGNNNILYAMPLKPRPVPPARADTVDWPKKGEPAKDGVLYSADVYEGIEKDLPRGTAKYLRILEMDAKTYTSMVKSFRHSGPAVSIIQEDGVKRILGTVPVEEDGSVHFKVPSGKALHFQLLDKDYRCLQIMRSFTGVMPGETRGCTGCHEQDNRTPVAFQAASTALRRAPSEITPPPWGPVSISYERFAQPVLDKHCGSCHQGDKNPKARKALDLTLRGGLPELGVPKELWPFKQPYLTLVGPTWFKGRHEIKNVKSMPSYSPVKYDTPGTGIAGALQVEADNGNFNVRLLKPRTVLSYTSPLIKMVREGTHKNVKIEGDDLRRLMAWVDANCVYRGDKEIRMIPDPVGPEFDRFAVRPTIKNAPVIDRLQPVTDNIDGK